A genomic segment from Syngnathus scovelli strain Florida chromosome 3, RoL_Ssco_1.2, whole genome shotgun sequence encodes:
- the rab11fip1a gene encoding rab11 family-interacting protein 1 → MSLVDQSQQAFPTSVQVTVHQARHLRPKGKNGTNDAYAIIQVAKDKFSTAVVEKTMAPMWKEEASFNLPLFHPGNVDRCTLYIIVMHRVQAGLDKFLGQAVVNLVELHENKARQKPDWFTLVDKSGKSDKLRGDVLLGITFMRNNMSASMVDLSVKDKPRSRMSKLKDKVRLKKKDSFSDSGSAMSQVLTDSEGDRDSLASNQTAGEKKKSKFKNIFAPKSNLQRNTSQSMSTLGSLHGRSSSLSGSRSSGINVETPEVKKKFKFLGHKRSGSSDSKGSQGPLSFLSRSKHSHSDVNNPGINSTQVYAEEPEARRGSTISLSSSGQGSMENVHQHNASVMPDRHVPLFRSESRDRLMMEERRRQEEEERRQIDAMRLQEEEERQRRWLEEENQRKVDEYERNRRFLEEEERREKQREEEEERRKLQEIENEEHLRIEELKIKEEQKSHEEASMSERLSSLFGLARKKEDKKEETPQHSEEEVTAQALHYDTRDQQVFEATNSFENISLNSTTQFNSNESPSDEQKSSLNPQSSSAMLFLNRTARVSTVKPRLSHSLESESSEHLPLEYSESQTPSVPADQQWTSPGASESPLSSVPYEFPDTFSNLHSSLAPLRFRESPSGSLRKNPLGSTSSYLSGSLYIDPPGSSSRSPSGSPSRSPPGSPSTRPLDYPSRNLPGSPSRSPPVSPSNPLGYPSRSPPGSPSKSPLGSLSRSPPGSPSRRPFEYLSRSPSGSPSRGPLGSLSRSPLGSPSRNPLGSPSRSPLGSPSRSPLGSPSRSPLGSPSRSPLGSPSRSPPGSPGRRPLGYSIRSPPGSPSRSPPGSPSRRPLGFPSRSPPGSPSRSPLGSPNRSPPGSPSRRPLGYPSRSPPGSPSRSPPGSPLESSGGSLSYSVGDVPSSPTMADKTGRAPLPPLYPIYEARTGGTQEVQLSSHTNGSQQEKTLSLPLPDYETLYPQRRHGVKGHTRWDHIIAEVNQRRIDSTPELIGPEMSVDGPEDPEKAGSSFSEDSTSLGHLQTYHQEQKPRSSKKVAAPPPPKKAADQTKPPETSDIQVPTARPRQRPAMKEPAEQHYSVDITDRQMSSHGLKTPEKPPRTLDSLHTSVAQREQNPENFGMTAEDLDQIFSEGKTGDPFASLNGYEKNNWEDADSQSSLGLQRQNSSRRISSPPSRSNSLKASKFQQEPSNEEETNKIQLSTRDVVMESITQRHPADGKAQVHFLNGEDPVGSDPFAVSSSFPFSEPLPVVMEEPSSQAQVLSVRKKPKKALMPPSESLIVSPQISNGDDLASTLSRPHPVKPMHSLESPNPTSTYSLKDMHAQSGTPKKVAGMVDSGPFTQLTHEELITLVVRQQADLSKKDSKISELEEYIDNLLVRVIEEKPTILHAVKTNPA, encoded by the exons ATGTCTCTGGTTGATCAAAGCCAGCAGGCGTTCCCCACCAGTGTGCAGGTAACGGTGCACCAGGCTCGGCACCTTCGCCCCAAGGGGAAGAATGGCACCAACGACGCCTATGCCATCATCCAAGTGGCCAAAGACAAATTTTCCACCGCGGTTGTGGAGAAGACTATGGCCCCGATGTGGAAAGAGGAGGCTTCATTCAACCTACCGCTCTTCCACCCGGGCAACGTCGATCGCTGCACTCTGTACATCATCGTCATGCACCGAGTCCAGGCCGGGCTCGACAAGTTCCTGGGCCAAGCCGTGGTCAACTTAGTGGAGCTGCACGAAAACAAGGCTCGCCAAAAGCCAGA TTGGTTTACACTGGTGGACAAGAGTGGAAAATCGGACAAGCTGCGAGGCGACGTACTGCTTGGCATCACCTTCATGAGGAACAACATGTCAGCTAGCATGGTGGACCTTTCTGTGAAGGACAAGCCACGTTCCCGCATGTCCAAGTTGAAAGACAAAGTCCGCTTGAAGAAAAAAGACAGCTTCTCTGATTCCGGCTCGGCTATGAGCCAAGTCCTGACAGACAGCGAGGGAGACCGCGATTCACTCGCCTCCAATCAGACtgcaggggagaaaaaaaagtccaagttTAAAAACATCTTTGCACCAAAATCCAACTTGCAGCGTAACACCTCACAGTCCATGTCGACCCTTGGCAGTCttcacgggaggagctcatcccTTAGCGGCAGCCGCTCATCTGGCATCAATGTCGAAACCCCCGAAG TCAAGAAGAAATTCAAATTCCTTGGACACAAGCGGAGTGGAAGCTCTGACAGCAAGGGGTCTCAAGGTCCATTGTCCTTCCTGAGCCGCTCCAAGCACAGCCACAGTGATGTAAACAACCCCGGCATTAACAGCACCCAGGTGTATGCAGAAGAGCCAGAGGCCAGGAGAGGCTCGACTATCAGTCTTAGCAGCTCTGGCCAAGGTTCGATGGAAAATGTACATCAACATAACGCCAGTGTCATGCCAGACAGGCACGTGCCTTTGTTTAGGTCCGAGAGTCGAGATAGGCTTATGATGGAAGAACGGCGGcgtcaagaggaagaggaaagaCGCCAGATTGATGCCATGCGAttgcaggaggaagaggagagacaAAGGAGATGGCTGGAGGAAGAAAATCAGAGAAAGGTAGACGAATATGAGAGAAACAGGCGCTTTCTTGAGGAGGAAGAGCGGAGGGAAAAACagagggaggaggaagaagaacgcAGAAAGCTGCAAGAAATAGAGAATGAGGAGCACCTCAGAATAGAGGAgctaaaaataaaagaagagcAGAAAAGTCACGAGGAGGCTTCCATGAGCGAAAGGCTCTCATCCCTGTTTGGACTCGCAAGAAAGAAGGAGGACAAAAAAGAGGAGACACCACAACACTCTGAAGAAGAAGTGACCGCACAAGCGCTTCACTATGACACAAGAGATCAGCAAGTCTTCGAGGCCACAAACTCATTTGAGAATATTTCACTCAACTCTACAACTCAATTTAACAGCAATGAAAGTCCATCTGATGAGCAGAAATCCAGCCTTAACCCACAAAGCTCGTCTGCCATGCTCTTCCTAAATCGTACCGCGAGAGTGTCCACAGTTAAACCAAG ATTGAGCCATTCTCTGGAATCTGAATCTTCTGAACACCTGCCATTGGAATATTCTGAGTCTCAAACCCCCAGTGTTCCTGCAGACCAGCAGTGGACTTCCCCAGGCGCCTCTGAATCCCCCCTCTCTAGTGTACCATATGAGTTCCCCGATACTTTctctaaccttcattcatccttGGCTCCCCTGAGATTCAGGGAAAGTCCCTCTGGTTCCCTGCGTAAAAATCCGCTGGGTTCAACTTCCTCGTACCTGAGTGGTTCCTTGTATATAGATCCACCTGGTTCCTCGTCTCGAAGTCCGTCTGGTTCCCCCAGTAGAAGCCCGCCAGGTTCCCCCAGTACAAGGCCGCTTGATTATCCCAGTAGAAATCTGCCTGGTTCCCCCAGCAGAAGCCCGCCAGTTTCCCCCAGTAATCCACTCGGATATCCCAGTAGGAGCCCGCCTGGTTCCCCCAGTAAAAGCCCGCTTGGCTCCCTCAGTAGAAGCCCGCCTGGTTCCCCCAGTAGAAGGCCGTTTGAATACCTAAGTAGAAGCCCGTCTGGTTCACCCAGTAGAGGGCCACTTGGTTCCCTCAGTAGAAGCCCGCTCGGTTCCCCCAGTAGAAACCCGCTCGGTTCCCCAAGTAGAAGCCCGCTCGGTTCCCCCAGTAGAAGCCCGCTCGGTTCCCCCAGTAGAAGCCCGCTCGGTTCCCCCAGTAGAAGCCCGCTCGGTTCCCCCAGTAGAAGCCCGCCTGGTTCCCCCGGTAGGAGGCCACTTGGTTATTCCATTAGAAGTCCACCCGGTTCCCCCAGCAGAAGCCCGCCTGGTTCCCCCAGTAGAAGGCCACTTGGTTTCCCCAGTAGAAGCCCGCCAGGTTCCCCGAGTAGAAGCCCGCTAGGTTCCCCAAATAGAAGCCCGCCTGGTTCCCCCAGTAGAAGGCCGCTAGGTTATCCCAGTAGAAGCCCGCCAGGTTCCCCCAGCAGAAGCCCACCCGGTTCCCCTTTGGAAAGTTCAGGTGGTTCCCTTTCTTACAGTGTAGGCGACGTGCCATCATCACCCACAATGGCTGATAAGACAGGAAGAGCCCCCTTGCCACCCTTGTATCCAATATATGAAGCCCGGACTGGTGGAACTCAAGAGGTGCAGCTCTCCAGTCACACAAATGGATCTCAGCAAGAAAAAACACTATCCCTCCCACTTCCTGATTATGAAACATTgtatcctcagaggaggcatgGAGTGAAGGGGCACACTCGATGGGATCATATCATTGCTGAGGTCAATCAAAGACGTATAGACAGTACACCAGAACTGATAGGTCCAGAAATGAGTGTGGATGGCCCCGAAGACCCAGAGAAGGCTGGATCTTCATTTTCAGAGGACAGTACTTCTCTTGGGCATTTACAAACATATCACCAGGAACAAAAACCTAGGTCATCAAAAAAAGTAGCTGCACCTCCTCCACCCAAGAAAGCTGCTGACCAAACAAAACCCCCAGAGACCTCTGACATACAAGTTCCCACTGCCAGACCAAGGCAAAGGCCCGCCATGAAAGAGCCAGCAGAACAACATTATTCTGTAGATATTACTGATAGGCAAATGAGCAGCCACGGCCTAAAAACACCAGAAAAACCACCCAGAACATTGGACAGCCTTCATACCAGCGTAGCACAGAGGGAACAAAACCCTGAAAACTTTGGAATGACAGCAGAAGATCTTGATCAAATTTTCAGTGAGGGGAAAACAGGGGACCCCTTCGCAAGTTTGAATGGCTATGAGAAAAACAACTGGGAAGATGCGGACAGTCAAAGCAGCCTTGGTTTGCAAAGACAAAATTCATCGAGACGAATATCATCGCCTCCTTCAAGAAGTAACTCTCTAAAGgcttctaaatttcagcaagAACCTTCGAACGAAGAAGAAACTAACAAAATTCAACTTTCAACAAGAGACGTTGTCATGGAATCCATCACACAAAGGCATCCAGCTGATGGAAAGGCACAAGTGCATTTTCTCAATGGCGAGGATCCAGTTGGCAGTGATCCTTTTGCAGTATCGTCGTCATTCCCTTTTTCAGAGCCGCTACCTGTTGTCATGGAGGAACCGTCCTCACAAGCTCAAGTGTTGTCTGTGagaaaaaagccaaagaaagcaTTGATGCCACCCTCTGAATCTCTGATTGTCAGTCCTCAGATTAGCAATGGAGATGACCTTGCCTCCACGCTATCCAG GCCTCATCCAGTGAAGCCTATGCACTCTCTTGAGAGTCCGAATCCCACCAGCACTTACTCACTGAAGGACATGCATGCTCAAAGTGGCACCCCTAAAAAG GTGGCGGGCATGGTTGACAGCGGACCATTCACTCAGCTGACCCATGAAGAGTTGATCACCCTGGTGGTGAGGCAACAAGCCGATCTGTCCAAGAAAGATTCCAAAATCAGCGAGCTGGAAGAGTACATAGACAACCTGCTGGTGCGTGTCATTGAGGAGAAGCCGACCATCTTGCATGCGGTGAAGACCAACCCAGCATGA